From the genome of Halomonas sp. LR3S48:
GAGTCTGGCCAGGTCGCGATAGTCCATATCGTGACGCCAGGCGATGCCATACAGGGTATCGCCTGACTCGACAGTGTAATGGCTGGCCGATGCCCGCTCGCGGCTCACCGAGAGATCACGAACTTGAGGAGTGGAATACTCCTGGACGGCGCAGCCGGCCACTGCCATGGCAACGGCCGAGACGAGAAATACCTTACGCATTGGAGCCCTCCTCCTTGTCAGACGATGTGTGAGAGCCGTTCCCTGCCTTGCCGGGTGCGCTGCCCCCCGAATGGTGGCTCAGTGCCAGTACCAGAGCCGCCCCGACCAGCATGGCGACCACCACGGGCACCAGCAGGCCGGGCTCCCCGGTCAGGTTGGCGTAGTCCCCGGGCATCAGGTAGCGGTAATCGAGCGGGATCACCTGTCCCTCGGGACCGAGCTGATAGCGTACCAGCTCGCGCCAAGGCCACAGTACCGGCAACGAGCCGACGATGAAGCCGACCAGCAGCTGCAGGGTCGCAGTGTGATAGTGACGCAGCAGCCAGGAGAGCAGCCGCGAGAAGCCGAACAGGCCAATCAGGCAGCCCACTGCGAAGGTCGAGAGCAGCGCCAGGTCGAAGCTGCGAATCCCCTGCATCACGGTGCCGTAGAGCCCCATGGTCAGCAACAGGAAACTGCCGGAAACACCTGGCAGCAGCAAGGCGCTGATGGCAATCGCGCCGCCGATGACCAATACCAGCGATGGGTTGCCCAGTTGGGTGACCAGTGGCATCAGCGATGGCAGTCCATGCGCCAGTAACAGACCCACTACCAGTGGAATCAGGTGCCACAGCTTCCAGTCTGCCGGGTGACGGCCCACCACGATGGCCGAGGCCGCTACCAGGCCGAAGAAAAAGCCGTTGAGCAGCAGTGGGTAATCGTCCATGAGCCAGACGACCAGATGCGCCACGCTGACCAGGCTGGCTCCGATACCGAGCAGCAGCGGTATCGCAAAGGCCAGGTTGAGGTGGGCGAAGAGCCCCGCCAGGCCGCCGCGGCGCCAGGCTGAGAACGCGCTGGGGCCAAACTGCTTGATGGTATGAATGAGTTCCTCGTAGATGCCCGTGATGAAGGCAATGGTACCGCCGGAAACCCCGGGCACGGCATCGGCCGCCCCCATGCCGGCGCCCTTGAGGAAGACACTGAATTGTCGCTTCAACGAATCACTCCTTGCAGCAGCGGCACGAAACGCACGCGCT
Proteins encoded in this window:
- a CDS encoding DUF368 domain-containing protein; this encodes MKRQFSVFLKGAGMGAADAVPGVSGGTIAFITGIYEELIHTIKQFGPSAFSAWRRGGLAGLFAHLNLAFAIPLLLGIGASLVSVAHLVVWLMDDYPLLLNGFFFGLVAASAIVVGRHPADWKLWHLIPLVVGLLLAHGLPSLMPLVTQLGNPSLVLVIGGAIAISALLLPGVSGSFLLLTMGLYGTVMQGIRSFDLALLSTFAVGCLIGLFGFSRLLSWLLRHYHTATLQLLVGFIVGSLPVLWPWRELVRYQLGPEGQVIPLDYRYLMPGDYANLTGEPGLLVPVVVAMLVGAALVLALSHHSGGSAPGKAGNGSHTSSDKEEGSNA